One stretch of Armigeres subalbatus isolate Guangzhou_Male chromosome 2, GZ_Asu_2, whole genome shotgun sequence DNA includes these proteins:
- the LOC134208656 gene encoding enhanced level of genomic instability 1: protein MNGNIAKYFKSPKENGQEKTGDGAAQQKVEEHGDSEQAGVSAGKADEAPPSKSDVDRMIAENMASVLKSLKKKRSHHKCSKRKRNEDRVEEKEQQSKDHRDESKGAEADDTKEPPRRSPRKTHKTEPEQDQPKQETSGKKMNAFQLMMSSRNKAIGSNSPGKDDSNGSGVLNPEEAIKRDEKVKRKLKLEEWAERKGAGKRKLQQEAEEEFISHQMKRRAKRFKKLVRNMEIPEDVEDDDVVEEVVVDPPKESPKRRRGSTKKGSSPRKLDLKLTEKRGSRRLSSNDSKPSTPVPEEIVETSPQKTSEADEFVCKLNSPLKKKDSLLGYFNKVDKTPEDTKSPNETPPIPRRSRSQRTPVIEQDVQSKVATAAEIQEELQNENQSPMNASGRPRRACAGKVVDYAAMNGISPEKESSGRRGGKKPIVTPLKIVNVNSPSDGMKVVKSPSLRNFELDPDGTPKSARNVKLAPLFVKKPTEDPEKVRARQAFLMSGIPEKMRLEIEKQRSFEESILNESPVFPLVSHVQQLVISGRVCDISPLRKCRIKIKPVSPEVSIDPKKEEEFEFATLNDCDDSAVEDILAKLIGYGDFEDAYGYELPKIGNVKEIVREWKQSYKHFPVFKCYKQFKASFDEHQEEEDPPPMLQSGRKFQEDTVLENSVEIVESKLSYRNGELLFTEKYKPLVPDHILVNCQPAIALKKFLSSWKDDRVVNSYDSGDDFETSNSSASSNSTQILNHIVLIGPPGCGKTSNVYAVANEMNFNVLELNASSRRKGKIILQELQEATQSHQVRRKDETVDIFKKSRKHLKTEARHASLDSDGSSGSKKLSLILIEDADIVFEQDEGFISAINQLIATSKRPIVLTTTDRNCSHLSRYIANNVIRYVAPGIAHVAKLLTIMSIVEKVHLDESELARLYALNRKDIRKTINELQFFVLSGGDRSLADQPSRVEEPELRIREDKQPQSLLDDEASRQSNASSTNSDAPPARKHTALFRLFSRNQNELQLIRFPINFDNLWCNMERVLRQPRPSVPLPVSAAGTPKRKRGTKRQTATAKAPSINDNISLELEELVFFYENISTATLIQRDSRTHEDRLENHLEEEIAHELVESSWERWFEPEPTPTERRRSGVGAMCYDSLKQFDGDDCQTISSFIGINPIQNRSTYCDYEPFLRTICRCERERSRVERRGSRFYHYFRNFINCNPVPSLSSASSFTPTSFSVDHFDALSTRFEQEHTIANPAEQAESSDGSR, encoded by the exons ATGAATGGAAATATAGCAAAGTACTTTAAATCTCCAAAAGAAAATGGTCAGGAGAAAACTGGAGATGGTGCAGCACAACAGAAGGTTGAGGAGCACGGGGATTCGGAACAGGCAGGGGTATCCGCTGGTAAGGCGGATGAGGCTCCACCATCTAAAAGTGACGTCGATCGAATGATTGCCGAAAATATGGCATCGGTGCTGAAGTCGCTGAAAAAGAAACGCAGTCATCATAAGTGCAGTAAGAGAAAAAGAAACGAGGACCGCGTAGAGGAGAAAGAACAGCAATCGAAAGACCATCGAGATGAATCCAAAGGAGCTGAGGCTGACGATACAAAAG AACCGCCCAGACGATCACCTCGAAAAACGCACAAAACCGAACCGGAGCAGGATCAGCCTAAGCAAGAAACTTCTGGCAAGAAGATGAACGCTTTCCAGTTGATGATGAGCTCCAGGAACAAAGCTATTGGTTCCAATTCACCCGGCAAGGACGATAGTAACGGATCGGGTGTATTAAACCCCGAAGAGGCAATTAAGCGAGATGAAAAAGTTAAGCGAAAGTTGAAGCTTGAAGAATGGGCAGAACGGAAGGGTGCTGGAAAGCGTAAACTTCAGCAAGAAGCAGAGGAGGAGTTCATTTCGCATCAGATGAAACGAAGAGCCAAACGGTTCAAAAAGCTTGTTCGCAAtatggaaattccggaggatgtAGAAGATGATGATGTTGTGGAGGAGGTGGTGGTAGATCCACCAAAAGAATCTCCTAAAAGAAGAAGGGGATCGACGAAAAAGGGATCTTCTCCTCGGAAGTTGGACTTGAAACTGACTGAGAAGCGAGGTTCTCGGAGATTGTCATCCAATGATTCGAAACCTTCGACGCCTGTTCCGGAAGAAATAGTAGAAACGTCTCCACAAAAAACGAGTGAAGCGGATGAGTTTGTTTGTAAATTAAATTCACCGTTGAAGAAGAAGGACAGTCTGCTTGGATATTTCAACAAGGTGGATAAAACACCGGAAGACACAAAATCACCGAACGAG ACCCCTCCCATACCGAGACGCAGCCGCTCTCAAAGGACTCCGGTGATTGAGCAAGACGTTCAATCTAAAGTAGCGACCGCCgccgaaatccaggaggagcttCAAAACGAAAACCAAAGTCCCATGAATGCTAGCGGACGTCCTCGGCGAGCATGCGCAGGAAAGGTCGTTGACTATGCCGCAATGAATGGAATCAGTCCGGAGAAAGAATCGTCCGGGAGACGTGGGGGTAAAAAACCCATAGTAACGCCCCTGAAAATCGTCAATGTCAACTCGCCGTCTGACGGAATGAAGGTAGTCAAATCGCCCTCGTTGAGAAATTTCGAACTCGATCCGGATGGCACACCGAAGTCAGCGCGGAACGTCAAGTTGGCTCCACTATTTGTGAAGAAACCGACCGAAGATCCGGAGAAGGTTCGCGCTCGACAGGCATTTCTGATGTCTGGAATTCCAGAAAAAATGCGACTGGAGATTGAGAAGCAGCGGTCTTTCGAGGAATCGATTCTGAATGAATCGCCGGTATTTCCATTGGTTAGCCATGTCCAGCAGCTTGTGATTTCCGGTAGAGTATGTGATATTTCTCCTTTGCGAAAGTGTAGGATCAAAATCAAACCGGTTTCTCCAGAGGTCAGCATAGATccaaagaaagaggaagaattCGAGTTTGCTACATTGAACGATTGTGACGACTCGGCGGTGGAGGACATTCTGGCCAAACTGATTGGCTACGGGGATTTCGAAGACGCCTATGGCTATGAATTGCCCAAAATCGGTAATGTGAAGGAGATCGTACGAGAATGGAAACAGAGCTACAAACATTTTCCGGTGTTTAAATGCTACAAGCAGTTCAAAGCTAGTTTTGATGAGCACCAGGAAGAAGAAGATCCTCCACCGATGCTGCAAAGTGGACGAAAATTCCAAGAGGACACAGTCTTGGAGAATAGTGTGGAAATTGTTGAGTCTAAATTAAGCTATCGGAATGGAGAGTtgcttttcaccgaaaaatacaAACCCCTTGTTCCGGATCACATTTTGGTAAACTGTCAACCAGCGATCGCATTGAAAAAATTCCTCTCTAGTTGGAAGGATGATCGCGTAGTGAATTCTTACGATTCGGGCGATGATTTTGAAACGTCCAACTCCAGTGCTTCGTCCAATTCAACTCAAATCCTTAATCATATTGTTCTGATCGGACCACCCGGATGTGGCAAAACCAGCAATGTCTATGCCGTGGCCAACGAAATGAATTTCAACGTGTTGGAACTGAATGCCAGCAGCCGTCGGAAAGGTAAAAtaatccttcaggaacttcaaGAAGCTACTCAAAGTCACCAGGTCCGCAGGAAGGACGAAACCGTGGATATTTTTAAGAAATCCCGGAAGCATTTAAAAACCGAAGCTCGACATGCGTCTCTGGATTCGGACGGCTCTTCTGGATCAAAAAAACTTTCGTTGATTCTTATAGAAGACGCCGACATAGTGTTTGAACAGGACGAGGGTTTCATCTCGGCCATCAATCAGCTCATTGCTACTTCCAAACGCCCCATCGTACTAACCACTACCGATCGGAACTGCTCCCATCTCTCCCGATACATCGCCAATAATGTGATCCGTTATGTAGCCCCAGGAATTGCCCACGTCGCTAAGTTGCTCACCATAATGTCCATTGTCGAGAAAGTCCACCTCGATGAATCGGAATTGGCTCGGCTGTACGCGCTGAACCGCAAAGACATTAGGAAAACTATTAACGAGCTACAATTCTTTGTTCTAAGTGGGGGCGACCGCAGTCTCGCCGACCAACCTTCCCGCGTCGAAGAACCGGAACTTCGAATCCGTGAAGACAAACAGCCACAATCGCTACTGGACGATGAAGCTTCGCGGCAATCTAATGCTTCCTCCACCAACTCAGACGCTCCTCCAGCGCGGAAGCATACCGCCCTTTTCCGGCTGTTTAGTCGGAATCAGAACGAGCTGCAACTGATCAGGTTTCCGATCAATTTCGATAATTTGTGGTGCAATATGGAACGGGTGTTGAGACAACCTCGTCCCTCCGTACCGCTTCCGGTGTCGGCCGCCGGTACTCCCAAGAGGAAACGAGGTACAAAGCGACAAACAGCAACGGCAAAGGCGCCGTCAATCAACGATAACATTTCCTTGGAACTAGAAGAACTGGTTTTCTTCTATGAGAACATCTCGACCGCAACTTTGATTCAGAGGGATTCAAGGACTCACGAGGACCGTTTGGAAAACCATTTAGAGGAGGAGATAGCGCATGAACTGGTGGAAAGCTCCTGGGAACGATGGTTCGAGCCGGAACCAACGCCGACCGAGAGAAGGCGGAGCGGGGTGGGCGCCATGTGCTATGACAGCTTGAAGCAATTCGACGGAGACGATTG TCAAACTATATCCTCCTTCATCGGCATCAACCCCATCCAGAACCGTTCCACGTACTGTGACTACGAGCCCTTCCTGCGAACAATCTGCCGTTGCGAACGCGAACGGTCTCGGGTGGAGCGACGAGGCAGTCGTTTTTATCACTATTTCCGGAACTTCATCAATTGCAACCCGGTGCCCAGTTTGAGCAGTGCCAGCTCATTCACGCCGACGAGCTTCAGTGTGGACCACTTTGACGCGCTGAGTACTCGCTTCGAGCAGGAGCACACGATAGCGAACCCAGCTGAACAGGCGGAATCATCCGACGGAAGTCGCTAG